From Mycobacteriales bacterium:
CTTCTCCTTGCGGCGGACCTTCTTCGCCGCGGCCTTCTTCGCTGCAGGAGGCATCTACTTTGCCTCCCCATGAACAGAGCGCATTACTTCTTCCCTGCCTTCTTCTTGCCGGCCACGGTCTTGCGCGGACCCTTACGGCCACGGGCATTGGTGTGGGTGCGCTGACCGCGGACCGGGAGGCCACGACGGTGGCGGATGCCCTGGTAGCAGCCGATCTCGATCTTGCGGCGGATGTCGGCGGCAACCTCGCGTCGGAGGTCGCCCTCGATGCGGTAGTTGGCCTCGATCCAGTCACGCAGCTTGACCAGGTCTTCGTCGGTCAGGTCGCGGACGCGGGTGTCGGGGCTGACGCCGGTCTCGGCCAGCGTCTGGAGCGCACGGGTGCGCCCGATGCCAAAGATGTAGGTGAGCGCGACCTCGATCCGCTTGTCGCGGGGAAGGTCGACGCCAACGAGGCGTGCCATACGGGGCGTTACTCCTTGTCGTTCGCGGTGGTCTCCCGCGTCACCGTCCCGATCGCCCGATCGGGCCCCAGCCATCCGCGCCGGGGGTACTGCCACTGTGTGGGATTCAACTCAGTGTCGGATTCAACCCAGGGCAGGTGGTGCGCGCTCGCTTGGTGGCTACTAGCCCTGCCGCTGCTTGTGCCGCAGGTTCTCGCAGATCACCATGACCCGGCCATGACGGCGGATCACCTTGCACTTGTCACACATCTTCTTGACGCTCGGCTTGACCTTCACGGTCTTTCTCCTACTTGTACCGGTAGACGATTCGACCGCGGGACAGGTCGTACGGCGACAGCTCAACCACGACCCGGTCTTCGGGGAGGATCCGAATGTAGTGCTGGCGCATCTTGCCACTGATGTGGGCCAAGACCTTGTGACCATTGGCGAGCTCGACGCGGAACATGGCGTTCGGCAACGGCTCGACAACGCGCCCCTCGATCTCGATGGCGCCTTCCTTCTTCGGCATGTCCTCCGCAAATCCCAGGTGTGTCAGTTGGGTTGTCGTAC
This genomic window contains:
- the rpsM gene encoding 30S ribosomal protein S13 yields the protein MARLVGVDLPRDKRIEVALTYIFGIGRTRALQTLAETGVSPDTRVRDLTDEDLVKLRDWIEANYRIEGDLRREVAADIRRKIEIGCYQGIRHRRGLPVRGQRTHTNARGRKGPRKTVAGKKKAGKK
- the rpmJ gene encoding 50S ribosomal protein L36, which produces MKVKPSVKKMCDKCKVIRRHGRVMVICENLRHKQRQG
- the infA gene encoding translation initiation factor IF-1 encodes the protein MPKKEGAIEIEGRVVEPLPNAMFRVELANGHKVLAHISGKMRQHYIRILPEDRVVVELSPYDLSRGRIVYRYK